The sequence below is a genomic window from Sebastes fasciatus isolate fSebFas1 chromosome 18, fSebFas1.pri, whole genome shotgun sequence.
CAAATGGAGAGAGATAATAtctggagaggaggaagagcagagtGAAAGAAAGGAAACGCATGTGCATCGTAGGTGTGGGAGAAGAAGCCTTCAGAGGGAGGATTCGTACTGCAGGAGTTCATAAAGAAGCGGACCGTCCCTATACCTGATGCCCACCGCGTTAGGGCTAATGTACTGCAGCACGTTTATGGTCCTGCGCAGGCGCCGATCCACAAAGTGTGCATCCCAGGCTGGGTAGCGTTTTCTGGGCATGTCTATCTTGATGAGAGGACCCTCAGGCTGGATGGGCCTGCCAGCTGCATCCACAGGCTCCGTGGACCTCACCTGGAAAACCGGAAGGCAGGTGTCCGTGGCTGTTTCGTCTGACTCCTCGTATTCCCCCGCCAGACCCCTTGTGGGGGTGGCCTGAGAGCCACGGGGGCCCGGTGTGGGAGCCATGGGCTCGGCCTCGGGGGGTAATGGAAGGCCCCACAGAAGCTCAGCACAGCAGGAGCTGGCCAGCACCCTCAGCCGGGGGCCCATGGGGTGCAGAACACCGTAATAGAGAACCATACAGGCCACACCTGAGGCAAAGCACAGGAAGACGCCACAGAGGGCAAAAGAGGCATAGGCGTCAGTGGTGACTGGGTCACGGTACGCATACCAAAGGAGGCTGAGGATGGCGTTCTCCAACAGTACTACTATGTAATAGGCCACCATTCTGCACCGCGTCCGGCCCGCACGTACATTGAACCAACAGAAGACATAGACCACGCCCACAACCATGTTGAACAGCACCTCCTCCCACTTGGACATGCAGAAGTCGGTGCCGCCATGGATGACCCAGAAAGCCATGGCGCACCAGTGGAGCACcacaaaaatgccaaagtagATGTGGAAAACCGAGGCAAATAGAGCGAGGGAGAGCACCCGTGAAGAGATGGTGAAAAGGCGCCAGAAGAGATGCACCAGGGCACCTCGGTAACTCATGCTCTTCTTGTCGTCACGTGAGTCACGCAGGAGTTTGTGGTAAGAGGCTAGCACCCAGGCCAGGGACAGGAGGGAGGACATGGCAGAAACACCTGgtaatacagacagacagagagagaaagagtaaaAGAC
It includes:
- the xkr6b gene encoding XK-related protein 6b, whose protein sequence is MAAKSDGRGVVTGFAQLHNLDEVVGGDDDNRNSSSFHICHCCNTSSCYWGCRSACLHYLRGKGKRKKRRDDADAALPRPPPQQEERLWLDCLWIVLALLVFFWDVGTDLWLAVDYYHRREFLWSGLTLFFVLVPSVLVQILSFRWFVQDYTGGGLGSVEGLSSRRATTASLQRDRCCRLSVWLWQTLIHIFQLGQVWRYIRTMYLGIQSHRQKEHHRRFYWAMMYEYADVNMLRLLETFLESAPQLVLQLCIMIQSNKAEWLQCVSAMSSLLSLAWVLASYHKLLRDSRDDKKSMSYRGALVHLFWRLFTISSRVLSLALFASVFHIYFGIFVVLHWCAMAFWVIHGGTDFCMSKWEEVLFNMVVGVVYVFCWFNVRAGRTRCRMVAYYIVVLLENAILSLLWYAYRDPVTTDAYASFALCGVFLCFASGVACMVLYYGVLHPMGPRLRVLASSCCAELLWGLPLPPEAEPMAPTPGPRGSQATPTRGLAGEYEESDETATDTCLPVFQVRSTEPVDAAGRPIQPEGPLIKIDMPRKRYPAWDAHFVDRRLRRTINVLQYISPNAVGIRYRDGPLLYELLQYESSL